Proteins from a genomic interval of Pecten maximus chromosome 13, xPecMax1.1, whole genome shotgun sequence:
- the LOC117341372 gene encoding mucin-3A-like: MPAATSIYQTNTSNSFVTSYSTTPAATLISTSNTLNSFDSSYTITPTATSISPTNNSNFIVTSYTTTPAATSISSSNTSNSFVTSYSNTSVVTSISQTNTLNSFGSSYTTTPAATSISPTNTSNSFIASDTTTPFATSISQTNISNSFVSSYKTTPAATSISSTNTSNSFVSLYTATSVLNWTSTINIFPQVNSSYTTPSTISPTINISHTSYTAPSTTSPTINIFHTSYTAPSTTSPTINIPHTSYTAPSITSPTINISHTSYTAPSTTSPTINITHSSYTAPSTTSPTINSSHTSYTAPSTTSPTINSSNSSDTAPSTTSPTINIFQSSYTAPSTTSPTINISNSFYTTPGTTASDVHFTPSIDTHSIHSSESFVSTLTSPLSFTPTTTTPTQSTTISLSSTTPTTTLYSSTLSTTTPTPTSTQLSSTSTILTPLSSTPTATTPIPSSTTPFHNTRNIVINNRCAFND, from the coding sequence ATGCCAGCCGCTACTTCGATTTACCAAACGAACACTTCCAATTCCTTTGTTACATCTTATTCAACCACGCCAGCCGCCACTTTGATTTCTACATCGAACACTTTGAATTCCTTCGATTCATCATATACAATCACACCAACTGCAACTTCGATTTCGCCAACGAACAATTCGAATTTCATTGTAACATCTTATACAACAACGCCAGCCGCAACTTCAATTTCCTCATCGAACACTTCAAATTCCTTTGTAACATCTTATTCAAATACGTCAGTTGTCACTTCAATTTCCCAAACGAACACTTTGAATTCCTTCGGTTCATCTTATACAACCACGCCGGCCGCCACTTCGATTTCCCCAACGAACACTTCAAATTCCTTTATTGCTTCTGATACAACCACGCCATTCGCCACTTCGATTTCCCAAACGAACATTTCGAATTCCTTTGTTTCATCTTATAAAACCACGCCAGCCGCCACCTCGATTTCCTCAACGAACACTTCGAATTCCTTTGTTTCATTGTACACAGCCACTTCAGTTTTAAATTGGACGTCTACCATTAATATTTTCCCGCAAGTGAATAGTTCCTATACGACCCCTAGTACAATATCGCCTACCATTAATATTTCTCACACTTCTTATACGGCCCCTAGTACAACATCTCCTACCATTAATATTTTTCACACTTCTTATACGGCCCCTAGTACAACTTCACCTACCATAAATATTCCTCACACTTCTTATACGGCCCCTAGTATAACATCTCCTACCATTAATATTTCTCACACTTCTTATACGGCCCCTAGTACAACATCGCCTACCATTAATATTACTCATAGTTCTTATACGGCCCCTAGTACAACATCGCCTACCATTAATAGTTCTCACACTTCTTATACGGCCCCCAGTACAACATCGCCTACCATTAATAGTTCTAACAGTTCTGATACGGCCCCTAGTACAACATCGCCTACCattaatatttttcaaagttCTTATACGGCCCCTAGTACAACATCGCCTACCATTAATATTTCTAACAGTTTTTATACGACCCCTGGTACAACCGCGTCTGATGTACATTTTACTCCGTCTATAGACACTCATTCCATTCATTCGTCTGAAAGTTTCGTCTCCACTTTAACATCACCATTATCATTTACACCAACCACAACAACACCTACACAATcaacaacaatatcattatcatcaaCAACGCCAACCACAACACTATATTCTTCAACACTTTCAACAACAACACCGACACCAACATCAACCCAATTGTCATCAACATCAACCATATTGACGCCATTGTCATCAACACCAACCGCAACAACACCGATACcatcatcaacaacaccatTTCACAATACACGGAACATCGTTATCAACAACAGGTGTGCCTTCAACGATTAA
- the LOC117340587 gene encoding uncharacterized protein LOC117340587, giving the protein MGAEKRKVHTISTVEYRIRSMKERDLPKVNALLDTEKWIMEKAYLDCAFKTDPRGFVVAESKNEEIIGFVGTLSLSKTLKAFGLWVVREDLRSTDVGSRLLEEINICPETKIGGFHFPHMQRTFELFTGPMSQSYTTWYNYGKIDKNVSLENQQIFQSKESAVILPLQHVSILDVIQYDTQIHKIPRESYITNWISHANSMTYVAMKDDAVCGYAVLRTQDTYTTIAPLYADTEYIANELFIKLTSDVPDKAIIGFTSPLENNAATKLSVRNRMMKKGMPMIMVFNQEPITVDIHRVYALATTSLGLC; this is encoded by the exons ATGGGTGCGGAGAAAAGGAA GGTACACACCATATCAACGGTGGAATACAGGATTCGATCGATGAAAGAAAGAGATTTACCAAAAGTAAATGCATTACTGGATACCGAAAAGTGGATCATGGAGAAAGCATACTTAGACTGTGCGTTTAAAACAGATCCACGTGGTTTTGTTGTGGCTGAGAGCAAGAACGAAGAAATCATTG GTTTTGTTGGAACGCTGTCTCTCTCTAAAACACTTAAAGCTTTCGGATTGTGGGTTGTCAGGGAGGACTTAAGATCAACCGATGTTGGGTCTCGACTTTTAGAAGAAATCAACATTTGTCCAGAAACGAAAATCGGAGGATTTCATTTTCCGCACATGCAAAGGACATTTGAACTGTTTACAGGACCAATGAGCCAATCATACACCACCTGGTACAATTACGggaaaattgataaaaacgTATCCTTGGAAAATCAGCAGATATTCCAATCGAAGGAATCCGCAGTAATTCTTCCACTTCAGCACGTATCGATATTAGATGTGATACAGTATGATACCCAAATCCACAAAATCCCACGAGAATCCTACATCACTAATTGGATTTCGCATGCTAATTCAATGACATACGTAGCAATGAAAGATGACGCAGTGTGTGGATACGCTGTACTACGGACACAGGATACCTACACCACAATCGCACCACTTTATGCGGACACCGAGTATATAGCAAACGAACTGTTTATCAAGCTAACAAGTGATGTTCCTGATAAAGCTATCATCGGCTTTACTAGTCCCTTAGAAAATAACGCTGCGACAAAACTTTCTGTGAGAAACAGAATGATGAAAAAAGGAATGCCGATGATCATGGTGTTTAATCAGGAGCCGATCACTGTTGATATTCATCGAGTCTACGCCCTCGCTACAACTTCCCTGGGATTGTGTTAA